One Halobacterium zhouii genomic region harbors:
- a CDS encoding enoyl-CoA hydratase/isomerase family protein has translation MHTETTDGVLRVTFDRPEVKNAFTTDLAAELADTIESADPDTHDAILLTGEGDAFSAGGDIQSMAEREEDVREAYERVEETFGRLAEAAMDSRVPIVARVNGDAVGAGLAVVALSDFAYAVPDARFSCAFVRVGLVPDTGGSFLLPRLVGLREAKRLAFTAKFVDASEAAELGLVNESIPEDELDDAVEDLLDTLRARPTRTIGVIRQALHDNLGREWGDALDHENLLQSQAYDTEEHEEGVAAFLEGREPEFQS, from the coding sequence ATGCACACCGAAACCACCGACGGCGTCCTGCGCGTCACCTTCGACCGGCCCGAGGTCAAGAACGCATTCACGACCGACCTCGCCGCCGAGCTCGCGGACACCATCGAGTCAGCCGACCCGGACACCCACGACGCGATTCTCCTCACCGGTGAAGGCGACGCGTTCAGCGCGGGCGGCGACATCCAGTCGATGGCCGAACGCGAGGAGGACGTTCGCGAGGCCTACGAGCGCGTGGAGGAGACGTTCGGCAGACTCGCCGAGGCCGCGATGGACTCACGCGTGCCCATCGTCGCGCGAGTGAACGGCGACGCCGTCGGCGCGGGTCTGGCCGTCGTTGCGCTCTCGGACTTCGCGTACGCCGTCCCCGACGCCCGGTTCTCGTGTGCGTTCGTCAGGGTGGGCCTCGTCCCGGATACCGGCGGGAGCTTCCTGCTACCGCGACTCGTCGGCCTCCGGGAGGCCAAGCGCCTCGCGTTCACCGCGAAGTTCGTGGACGCGTCGGAAGCAGCCGAACTGGGTCTCGTGAACGAGAGCATTCCCGAGGACGAACTGGACGACGCCGTCGAGGACCTGCTCGACACGCTCCGGGCGCGACCGACGCGCACCATCGGCGTCATTCGGCAGGCGCTTCACGACAACCTCGGGCGGGAGTGGGGGGACGCACTGGACCACGAGAATCTGCTCCAGAGTCAGGCCTACGACACGGAGGAACACGAGGAGGGAGTGGCAGCGTTCCTCGAAGGACGGGAGCCGGAGTTCCAGTCGTAG
- a CDS encoding PQQ-binding-like beta-propeller repeat protein, with the protein MVGRRDALAALGTAAVTGLAGCTGVLSGRDDGGAATPQPPSFDGPSWRQFGGGPGRRGRANAGTGPEDGGSVAWTADVGDMAIYGSVVAGNTVFHAQEGTVVAYAAADGSQRWKTDGWSLANTPTFAAGSLYVPNDENGITVVDPTSGEEQWNVGGDGVYASPTVVDGTLYAVQPGRGVVAFDLDSRERVQTIQTETGHALAAGEDALYVRGNDGLLALRDGDVASRIELPGTSASYPVVGDGLVYTAACGDRERLVVFDPASGESAWTHRTDVDCGLSGVVNPALGDETLVWAFGSTVVGLDSESGDERWTTTLDSPRGVAVGGETAYVMQTNGTLVALDSASGDERWRVEVQTDDGVGTSQPMVVGDRVYVHDGRTLAAVDPA; encoded by the coding sequence ATGGTAGGACGACGCGACGCACTCGCCGCTCTCGGTACGGCGGCCGTGACTGGACTTGCGGGGTGTACTGGTGTTCTCTCTGGCCGAGACGACGGCGGTGCGGCGACGCCCCAACCCCCGTCGTTCGACGGCCCCTCGTGGCGGCAGTTCGGCGGCGGGCCGGGGCGGCGTGGTCGCGCGAACGCAGGCACCGGCCCGGAAGACGGCGGTTCTGTGGCGTGGACGGCGGACGTCGGCGACATGGCGATCTACGGCTCAGTCGTCGCCGGGAACACCGTCTTCCACGCACAGGAGGGGACCGTTGTGGCGTACGCGGCGGCCGACGGCTCACAGCGATGGAAGACAGACGGCTGGTCGTTGGCGAACACGCCGACGTTCGCGGCCGGCTCGCTCTACGTCCCGAACGACGAAAACGGAATCACGGTGGTCGACCCGACGTCTGGTGAGGAGCAGTGGAACGTCGGTGGTGACGGAGTGTACGCCTCGCCCACCGTCGTCGACGGGACGCTGTACGCGGTTCAGCCCGGTCGTGGCGTCGTCGCGTTCGACCTCGACTCACGGGAGCGCGTGCAGACGATTCAGACCGAAACGGGCCACGCGCTCGCCGCGGGCGAAGACGCGCTCTACGTCCGGGGTAACGATGGTCTGCTGGCGCTCCGGGACGGCGACGTCGCGTCCCGAATCGAACTGCCGGGGACGTCCGCTAGCTACCCCGTCGTCGGTGACGGCCTCGTGTACACCGCTGCCTGCGGTGACCGCGAGCGTCTCGTCGTGTTCGACCCTGCTTCCGGGGAGTCGGCGTGGACGCACAGGACAGACGTGGACTGTGGCCTCTCCGGCGTCGTCAACCCGGCGCTCGGCGACGAGACTCTCGTCTGGGCATTCGGTAGTACCGTCGTCGGACTCGACTCGGAGAGTGGCGACGAACGGTGGACGACGACGCTCGACTCGCCCCGCGGCGTCGCAGTTGGCGGCGAAACGGCGTACGTGATGCAGACGAACGGAACGCTCGTCGCACTGGACAGTGCGTCGGGTGACGAGCGGTGGCGCGTCGAGGTGCAGACTGACGACGGCGTCGGCACCAGTCAGCCGATGGTCGTCGGCGACCGGGTGTACGTCCACGACGGCCGCACGCTCGCTGCCGTGGACCCGGCGTAG
- a CDS encoding helix-turn-helix domain-containing protein → MIEECLAVEFSVSGDDCPLAEATRTTGTSADAQPPQLREDGYALVHFSSANGDALADALDGDDRVRYLHVARSDGRYNYRCLSKHPCVVHELVSAGFLVDGLHYDAGDARYTGAVVGHDVLKGVLDTAGDTVGVTLERVFPLAGEDDAPVADRWGVTPAQADALLTAREMGYFEVPRGADATDVADELGVSKSAFLERLRRGQNRLLGEAL, encoded by the coding sequence ATGATCGAGGAGTGTCTCGCCGTCGAGTTCAGCGTCAGCGGCGACGACTGCCCCCTCGCGGAGGCCACGCGCACCACTGGAACGAGCGCCGACGCCCAGCCGCCACAGCTCCGCGAGGATGGCTACGCGCTCGTCCACTTCTCGTCGGCGAACGGCGACGCGCTCGCGGACGCCCTCGACGGCGACGACCGCGTCCGCTACCTCCACGTCGCTCGCAGTGACGGCCGGTACAACTACCGCTGCCTCTCCAAGCACCCGTGTGTCGTCCACGAACTCGTGAGCGCCGGCTTCCTCGTGGACGGCCTCCACTACGACGCCGGCGACGCGCGGTACACGGGTGCCGTCGTCGGCCACGACGTTCTCAAGGGCGTCCTCGACACCGCGGGCGACACCGTCGGCGTCACGCTCGAACGGGTTTTCCCGCTCGCGGGCGAGGACGACGCCCCCGTCGCGGACCGCTGGGGCGTCACGCCCGCGCAGGCCGACGCCCTCCTTACGGCCCGCGAGATGGGCTACTTCGAAGTGCCGCGAGGGGCGGACGCGACCGACGTCGCCGACGAACTCGGCGTCTCGAAGTCCGCGTTCCTCGAACGACTGCGCCGTGGGCAGAATCGACTCCTCGGAGAAGCGCTGTAA
- a CDS encoding Phenylacetic acid catabolic protein: MDVDQTKERAGPREFSPSDDLPEEYRKAATRMIQFHANSEVMGGYLDKQFTRMAPSLDRKLANTAKVQDEIGHAQLLYRAAETLGVKSREQMWTELEEGTGKFLNCFHYPVDSWYEAPMIDFFVDGGAMRRQATLKSTSWEPYAHAMDKVCFEEGFHVKHGEDILRELMTSSKANQERTQETFEKWWPRILQFFGPTNDESVHDDFAQQVGLKTVSNDELRNSFLNMYVPKAEKYGLEIPEYPRIFERDDGTMAVREDDLDWDEFWTIAKNDYEGSEEQIGSRRQRQEAVAWVRESMNDWESGAAGSPQAAD; encoded by the coding sequence ATGGACGTAGACCAGACGAAAGAGCGCGCGGGCCCCCGGGAGTTCAGCCCGAGTGACGACCTCCCGGAGGAGTACCGGAAGGCCGCGACGCGCATGATCCAGTTCCACGCGAACAGCGAGGTGATGGGCGGTTACCTCGACAAACAGTTCACCAGAATGGCTCCCTCTCTGGACCGGAAACTCGCCAACACGGCGAAGGTCCAGGACGAAATCGGGCACGCCCAACTGCTCTACCGGGCCGCCGAGACGCTCGGTGTGAAGAGCCGCGAGCAGATGTGGACCGAACTCGAGGAGGGCACCGGGAAGTTCCTCAACTGCTTTCACTACCCCGTCGACTCGTGGTACGAGGCGCCGATGATCGACTTCTTCGTCGACGGCGGTGCGATGCGGCGGCAGGCCACGCTCAAATCCACGAGCTGGGAGCCCTACGCCCACGCCATGGACAAAGTGTGTTTCGAGGAGGGGTTCCACGTCAAGCACGGCGAGGACATTCTCCGCGAACTGATGACCTCCTCGAAGGCGAACCAGGAGCGCACGCAGGAGACCTTCGAGAAGTGGTGGCCCCGAATCCTCCAGTTCTTCGGCCCGACGAACGACGAGAGCGTCCACGACGACTTCGCCCAGCAGGTCGGCCTGAAGACCGTCTCGAACGACGAACTCCGGAACTCCTTCCTGAACATGTACGTCCCGAAGGCCGAGAAGTACGGGCTCGAGATTCCGGAGTATCCGCGCATCTTCGAGCGCGACGACGGCACGATGGCGGTCCGCGAGGACGACCTCGACTGGGACGAGTTCTGGACCATCGCGAAGAACGACTACGAGGGAAGCGAGGAACAGATCGGCTCCCGGCGACAGCGGCAGGAGGCCGTCGCGTGGGTGCGCGAATCGATGAACGACTGGGAATCAGGTGCTGCGGGAAGCCCGCAGGCCGCCGACTAA
- the paaB gene encoding 1,2-phenylacetyl-CoA epoxidase subunit PaaB, which translates to MIWEVFRQEEPGDKHEHCGNVHAPDREMALMFAQIQHGRRMQTNSLWVAPREEIGEVDADDTSFGGTTDKAYRWAITYNDIDASFAEEVAESEAEQEEAAEKRGEV; encoded by the coding sequence ATGATCTGGGAAGTGTTCCGACAGGAGGAACCCGGCGACAAGCACGAGCACTGCGGGAACGTCCACGCGCCCGACCGCGAGATGGCGCTGATGTTCGCGCAGATACAGCACGGCCGACGGATGCAGACGAACTCGCTGTGGGTCGCGCCGCGCGAGGAGATCGGCGAGGTGGACGCCGACGACACGTCGTTCGGCGGGACGACGGACAAAGCCTACCGGTGGGCGATCACGTACAACGACATCGACGCGAGCTTCGCCGAGGAGGTCGCCGAGAGCGAGGCCGAACAGGAGGAGGCCGCCGAAAAGCGGGGTGAGGTCTGA
- the paaC gene encoding 1,2-phenylacetyl-CoA epoxidase subunit PaaC produces MADATTDQTAVQQDAVEAELRRLADDEFVLAERYTEWQIYAPTVESDLALANIAQDEFGHARLWYDLLQDEFGYEERDLLWERDPADFVHSPLVELETPEGDWADTIVRSYLYDVAERLRLDALADSSYGPIAERVPKVVEEEEYHREHAQSWLDRMTGSGESHERVQDALDRLFPYALTLFEAGAHEDDIVETGVRTRSLDELREDWLDEVVSYLESLDLDVPDPDDTGRPDVVGRDGSHTDAWVDLYEAFTATYRELDFENPVRLRGEGE; encoded by the coding sequence ATGGCGGACGCGACCACCGACCAGACGGCGGTCCAGCAAGACGCTGTGGAGGCCGAACTCCGTCGACTCGCGGACGACGAGTTCGTGCTCGCGGAGCGCTACACGGAGTGGCAGATCTACGCGCCGACCGTGGAGTCGGACCTCGCGCTCGCGAACATCGCACAGGACGAGTTCGGTCACGCGCGCCTCTGGTACGACCTACTTCAGGATGAGTTCGGTTACGAGGAACGCGACCTCCTCTGGGAGCGCGACCCTGCGGACTTCGTCCACAGTCCGCTCGTCGAACTGGAGACGCCCGAGGGCGACTGGGCGGACACCATCGTGCGGAGTTACCTCTACGACGTCGCAGAGCGCCTGCGTCTCGACGCGCTCGCCGACTCCTCGTACGGCCCCATCGCGGAGCGCGTCCCGAAGGTCGTAGAGGAGGAGGAGTACCACCGCGAGCACGCCCAGTCGTGGCTCGACCGCATGACTGGCAGCGGGGAGTCCCACGAACGTGTGCAGGACGCCCTCGACCGCCTGTTCCCGTACGCGTTGACGCTGTTCGAAGCCGGGGCTCACGAGGACGACATCGTCGAAACCGGGGTCCGCACGCGGTCTCTCGACGAGCTGCGCGAGGACTGGCTGGACGAGGTGGTGTCGTATCTGGAGTCCCTCGACCTGGACGTCCCCGACCCGGACGACACCGGCCGCCCAGATGTGGTCGGGCGAGACGGCTCGCACACGGACGCGTGGGTCGACCTCTACGAGGCGTTCACGGCGACCTACCGGGAACTCGACTTCGAGAATCCGGTCCGCTTGCGGGGTGAAGGCGAGTGA
- the paaD gene encoding 1,2-phenylacetyl-CoA epoxidase subunit PaaD, producing the protein MSSPPTGSSPGTDASGSESAACAYTDYESGDAPAEYPKTGEGATGTEAEVWDALSEVEDPEMPVSIVDLGLIYDVDVEGERAEVEMTLTYTGCPAKDMLTNDVRCAALTASGVHEADVSIKYSPPWSVDMVTERGKDQLREFGLSV; encoded by the coding sequence GTGAGTTCGCCGCCGACCGGGTCGTCGCCGGGGACCGACGCATCGGGGTCGGAGTCAGCGGCGTGTGCGTACACTGACTACGAGTCGGGTGACGCCCCCGCGGAGTACCCGAAGACGGGGGAGGGAGCGACGGGCACGGAGGCCGAGGTCTGGGACGCCCTCTCGGAGGTCGAGGACCCCGAGATGCCGGTGTCCATCGTGGACCTGGGACTCATCTACGACGTCGACGTCGAGGGTGAGCGCGCCGAGGTGGAGATGACGTTGACGTACACCGGTTGTCCGGCCAAGGACATGCTCACGAACGACGTTCGGTGTGCGGCGTTGACGGCCAGCGGCGTGCACGAGGCGGACGTCTCTATCAAGTACTCGCCGCCGTGGTCCGTAGACATGGTGACCGAGCGAGGGAAAGACCAACTGAGAGAGTTCGGACTGAGCGTATGA
- the paaE gene encoding 1,2-phenylacetyl-CoA epoxidase subunit PaaE — MRGFDPSTTTSEDGPADCPYCGSTETEREHPKGPGLCRSIHFCRSCEQPFERFE, encoded by the coding sequence ATGAGGGGGTTCGATCCGAGCACGACGACCAGCGAGGACGGGCCCGCCGACTGCCCGTACTGCGGGTCAACGGAGACGGAGCGCGAGCACCCGAAGGGGCCGGGGCTCTGTCGCTCGATTCACTTCTGTAGGTCGTGCGAGCAGCCCTTCGAGCGGTTCGAGTGA
- a CDS encoding EthD family reductase: protein MVKMVQLLVRAEEYTHEEFVERWRGDHAELAKELPGLQKYTTAVPSDPERANHDGVVELYFDDMAALEAAFDSDVGETVMADAAEFVDLDAAPTLYLEETIEFEA from the coding sequence ATGGTCAAGATGGTGCAGTTGCTCGTCCGCGCAGAGGAGTACACGCACGAAGAGTTCGTGGAGCGGTGGCGGGGCGACCACGCAGAACTCGCGAAAGAACTCCCCGGTCTCCAGAAGTACACCACTGCGGTCCCGAGCGACCCCGAGCGAGCAAACCACGACGGCGTCGTGGAACTCTACTTCGATGACATGGCCGCACTCGAGGCCGCGTTCGATTCGGACGTTGGGGAGACAGTGATGGCCGACGCCGCGGAGTTCGTCGACCTCGACGCTGCGCCGACGCTGTACCTCGAGGAGACAATCGAATTCGAGGCGTAA
- a CDS encoding DUF7344 domain-containing protein: MSVKDPSPRPDALATPNTDAHGSEADGERPENEALSRDQVFHLLQNQRRRGVLRYLENAATDRVRMRDVAEAIAAAEHGTSVDALSSKQRQRVYVPLYQNHLPKLDAEGVLDYEQDRGFVERRPAAAQLERHLWPSTTDSESTLTTDRSERSNRSRWSLVAAGVGAGLFGGVTLDVSVFASVPDVVASALVVCLFVAVSLWQALAHSALDDE, translated from the coding sequence ATGTCCGTCAAAGACCCCTCACCCCGTCCCGACGCACTGGCAACGCCGAACACGGACGCACACGGCAGTGAGGCAGACGGAGAACGACCGGAGAACGAGGCGCTCTCCCGCGACCAGGTGTTCCACCTGCTCCAGAACCAGCGCCGCCGTGGGGTGCTCCGGTACCTCGAGAACGCCGCGACTGACCGGGTTCGGATGCGGGACGTCGCCGAGGCCATCGCGGCGGCAGAACACGGCACGTCCGTCGACGCGCTCTCCTCGAAGCAGCGCCAGCGCGTGTACGTGCCGTTGTACCAGAACCACCTGCCGAAACTCGACGCAGAGGGCGTTCTAGACTACGAGCAGGACCGCGGGTTCGTGGAGCGTAGACCGGCGGCTGCCCAACTCGAACGCCACCTCTGGCCGTCGACGACCGACTCCGAGAGCACTCTGACCACCGACAGGAGCGAGAGGTCGAATCGTTCACGATGGTCGCTCGTCGCCGCCGGCGTGGGTGCTGGCCTGTTCGGCGGTGTGACCCTGGACGTGTCCGTGTTTGCGTCTGTCCCCGACGTTGTCGCGAGCGCGCTTGTCGTCTGTCTGTTCGTCGCAGTCTCCCTCTGGCAGGCTCTTGCTCACTCTGCTCTGGACGACGAGTGA
- a CDS encoding helix-turn-helix transcriptional regulator: protein MHSRPVGVLLACLLLVTAGSAVGAPGETTIEAVEFGGMGFVAVEGNTTFVWQSENATVEVTVTTGQISDPNHEVCVRAPSLETGERKLGCTHKRLESNTTTTVSVPVSGWPESVAGSSLPLEATLRKALSDTVVSETNASVTVISKDGHFDGDQLTNQREVELGTRISAQDTDGDGLWDGQEVHSAGSSPLAKDTDGDGVRDAVEVNYGTNASLDDTDGDGLSDDAEINKYATDPLDADSDGDSLSDGREVHELNSSPSAAATDADSLDDATELELGTDPADPDTDDDGLTDGVEHTQYDTNPLDADTDGDGVSDSREVRQLGTNPRLAGADSDGDLLSDELELDIGTDPGSLFSPWGYVVVVVAAGAVVVTQLYRAGWRVGRRYREVGGRRVRLPTVTVADESSNSTALSSSRPGGRTDAGGARSTGTNTGGQFGGEASEATSSGGSGPTDGQASASLDRSQRGQSTGNTDSDLPNEAFLTDTDRVQRFVEAAGGNCRQQDIVQETGWSKSKVSRLLSQMEDDDEIRKISLGRENVIVLPGEEPDAVRSALDDE, encoded by the coding sequence ATGCACTCACGACCAGTCGGCGTCCTGCTCGCGTGTCTTCTCCTCGTCACGGCCGGGTCGGCGGTCGGTGCCCCCGGCGAGACGACCATCGAAGCGGTCGAGTTCGGGGGAATGGGCTTCGTTGCCGTCGAGGGGAACACGACGTTCGTCTGGCAGAGCGAGAACGCGACAGTCGAGGTCACCGTGACGACCGGCCAGATCTCCGACCCCAACCACGAAGTGTGCGTGCGCGCCCCGTCGCTCGAGACCGGAGAACGGAAACTCGGATGTACACACAAGCGACTCGAGAGCAACACCACCACCACGGTGTCGGTCCCCGTCTCCGGGTGGCCGGAGTCCGTGGCCGGCAGTTCGCTCCCCCTAGAGGCCACGCTACGGAAGGCGCTCAGCGACACCGTCGTGAGTGAGACGAACGCCTCGGTCACGGTGATATCGAAGGACGGTCACTTCGACGGCGACCAGTTGACGAACCAGCGCGAGGTCGAACTCGGCACCCGGATATCCGCTCAGGACACCGACGGTGACGGACTCTGGGACGGTCAGGAGGTGCACAGTGCGGGGTCGTCGCCGCTCGCGAAGGACACAGACGGCGACGGCGTTCGGGACGCCGTCGAGGTGAACTACGGCACGAACGCGTCGCTCGACGATACCGACGGCGACGGGCTCTCGGACGACGCGGAGATCAACAAGTACGCCACGGACCCGCTCGACGCCGACAGCGACGGCGATAGCCTCTCAGACGGGCGCGAAGTCCACGAACTCAACTCCTCGCCGAGTGCGGCCGCCACCGACGCCGACAGTCTCGACGACGCGACGGAACTCGAACTCGGGACGGACCCGGCCGACCCCGACACGGACGACGACGGACTCACCGACGGCGTCGAACACACGCAGTACGACACGAACCCGCTGGACGCGGACACTGACGGTGACGGCGTCTCTGACAGCCGCGAGGTCCGCCAGCTCGGGACGAACCCGCGGCTCGCGGGCGCGGACAGCGACGGCGACCTGCTGTCCGACGAACTCGAACTCGACATCGGAACGGACCCCGGAAGCCTGTTCTCGCCCTGGGGGTACGTCGTGGTGGTCGTGGCCGCTGGCGCGGTCGTGGTAACGCAACTCTACCGAGCGGGCTGGCGGGTCGGCCGTCGGTATCGGGAGGTTGGCGGACGCCGCGTTCGCCTGCCGACCGTGACGGTAGCGGACGAGAGCAGCAACTCGACTGCGCTCTCGTCCTCAAGGCCAGGCGGGCGAACCGACGCCGGGGGTGCTCGGTCCACTGGCACGAACACCGGCGGTCAGTTCGGAGGTGAAGCGAGTGAAGCGACGAGTTCCGGCGGCAGTGGACCAACTGACGGTCAGGCCAGCGCGAGCCTCGACCGCTCGCAGCGTGGACAGTCCACCGGCAACACCGATTCGGACCTCCCGAACGAGGCGTTCCTCACGGACACCGACCGCGTACAGAGATTCGTCGAAGCCGCGGGCGGGAACTGCCGGCAGCAGGACATCGTCCAGGAGACCGGGTGGTCGAAGTCGAAGGTGAGTCGCCTGCTCTCCCAGATGGAAGACGACGACGAGATCCGGAAGATCAGTCTCGGGCGCGAGAACGTCATCGTCCTGCCGGGCGAGGAACCGGACGCGGTGCGGTCGGCGCTCGACGACGAGTGA
- a CDS encoding ribonuclease H-like domain-containing protein yields MRVQNSFIAARGVGETTERRLWQDGVTHWDDFDGTGRGIGDATAENVRRFIADARTALDDGDTRFFGDMLPNNALWRLYENVAGDVAFFDIETTGLDKRTGDVTTVSVHRDGDTTTLVRGDDLTSERLADVLDASLLVSFNGKRFDAPFLEHNFDCGLDAPHLDLMYLCKRLDLSGGLKAVERDLGIDRGGMDVDGREAVRLWHQYERGDEAALDRLVEYNRYDAQNLETLLDTVSTRLHDDVFACHL; encoded by the coding sequence ATGCGCGTCCAGAACTCCTTCATCGCCGCCCGCGGGGTCGGCGAGACGACTGAACGCCGCCTCTGGCAGGACGGCGTCACGCACTGGGACGACTTCGACGGCACCGGACGCGGCATCGGGGACGCCACCGCCGAGAACGTCCGGCGCTTCATCGCGGACGCTCGAACCGCCCTCGACGACGGCGACACGCGCTTCTTCGGCGACATGCTGCCGAACAACGCGCTCTGGCGGCTGTACGAGAACGTCGCCGGCGACGTCGCGTTTTTCGACATCGAGACGACGGGACTCGACAAGCGAACGGGCGACGTGACGACGGTGAGCGTCCACCGCGACGGTGATACGACGACGCTCGTGCGGGGCGACGACCTCACGAGCGAACGCCTCGCGGACGTCCTCGACGCCTCGCTGCTCGTCTCGTTCAACGGGAAGCGCTTCGACGCGCCGTTCCTCGAGCACAACTTCGACTGCGGCCTGGACGCCCCGCACCTCGACCTCATGTACCTCTGCAAGCGCCTCGACCTCTCGGGCGGTCTGAAGGCCGTCGAGCGGGACCTCGGCATCGACCGCGGCGGAATGGACGTCGACGGCCGCGAGGCGGTCCGCCTCTGGCACCAGTACGAGCGCGGCGACGAGGCCGCCCTCGACCGCCTCGTGGAGTACAACCGCTACGACGCCCAGAACCTCGAAACGCTCCTCGACACCGTGTCTACGCGATTGCACGACGACGTGTTCGCGTGCCACCTCTGA
- a CDS encoding acetolactate synthase large subunit → MNTAECLVASLEAEGVERVFGLPGEETEDMLFALRDSDVEYVPVRHEQGAAFMANVHGRLTGDAGVCLSTLGPGATNLLTGVADAFLDRAPLVAITGQTDREALHRESHQTLDIVSMFDAVTKWNAQVGDPETVHESARKAFKVAEYEKPGPTHIELPEDVAGVETSVRPLPQRERVRRPNPDRESARELASMVASAERPLVIAGNGAVRTDASDALCSFVEATNAPVASTFMGKGALPDDDERSLFTLDSGTHGEAKQAISRADLVVTVGFDIAEHDPAAWNLEDTRLVHVDSIPAEVYEQYDPDLEVVADVGATLRAVNEEIRDGDSDGGTGAVTDDDWYADLREHIVSDALAPPDEESFSVRGALPTLRDVLADEDVLVSDVGSHKMAIARHYPAYAPNTCVISNGLASMGIAVPGALGADLAVDANVVAATGDGGFLMNAAELETASRLDCSFTVLVFRDDDYGLISEQQVENRGTHFGTGIGNPDFVAFAESFGVDAVRPESWEELEDALEDAVASDSLTLVEVPLGE, encoded by the coding sequence ATGAACACCGCGGAGTGTCTGGTCGCGAGCCTCGAGGCCGAGGGCGTAGAGCGCGTATTCGGTCTGCCGGGCGAGGAGACCGAGGATATGCTGTTCGCGCTCCGTGACAGCGACGTCGAGTACGTTCCCGTTCGACACGAGCAGGGCGCTGCGTTCATGGCGAACGTCCACGGGCGACTGACTGGCGACGCCGGCGTCTGCCTCTCGACGCTCGGGCCGGGCGCGACGAACCTCCTGACGGGGGTCGCTGACGCGTTCCTCGACAGGGCGCCGCTCGTCGCTATCACGGGGCAGACGGACCGCGAGGCGCTCCACCGAGAGAGCCACCAGACCCTCGACATCGTGTCGATGTTCGACGCGGTGACGAAGTGGAACGCGCAGGTTGGCGACCCGGAGACCGTCCACGAGTCCGCGCGGAAGGCGTTCAAGGTCGCGGAGTACGAGAAACCGGGACCGACGCACATCGAACTGCCGGAGGACGTCGCGGGCGTGGAGACCAGCGTCCGTCCGCTACCCCAGCGCGAGCGCGTGCGGCGCCCGAACCCCGACCGGGAATCTGCTCGCGAACTGGCGAGCATGGTCGCGTCCGCGGAGCGTCCGCTCGTCATCGCGGGGAACGGCGCGGTTCGGACCGACGCGAGTGACGCGCTGTGTTCGTTCGTGGAGGCGACGAACGCGCCCGTGGCGAGCACGTTCATGGGAAAGGGCGCACTCCCGGACGACGACGAGCGCTCGCTGTTCACGCTCGACTCGGGCACACACGGCGAGGCGAAGCAGGCCATCTCGCGGGCGGACCTCGTGGTCACCGTCGGTTTCGACATCGCGGAGCACGACCCCGCAGCGTGGAACCTCGAGGACACGAGGCTGGTCCACGTCGACAGCATCCCCGCGGAGGTGTACGAGCAGTACGACCCCGACCTGGAGGTCGTTGCGGACGTGGGGGCGACGCTGCGTGCGGTGAACGAGGAAATCAGGGACGGCGACAGTGACGGCGGTACGGGTGCGGTCACGGACGACGACTGGTACGCCGACTTGCGCGAGCACATCGTCTCGGACGCGCTCGCGCCGCCGGACGAGGAATCGTTCTCGGTGCGGGGTGCCCTTCCGACCCTCCGGGACGTGCTCGCCGACGAGGACGTTCTGGTCTCGGACGTGGGCAGCCACAAGATGGCCATCGCGCGCCACTACCCGGCGTACGCGCCGAACACCTGCGTCATCTCGAACGGCCTCGCGTCGATGGGCATCGCCGTTCCGGGCGCACTCGGCGCGGACCTCGCCGTCGACGCGAACGTCGTCGCGGCCACCGGCGACGGCGGGTTCCTGATGAACGCCGCGGAACTCGAGACCGCGAGCCGACTCGACTGCTCGTTCACGGTGCTCGTGTTCCGGGACGACGACTACGGCCTCATCTCCGAGCAGCAAGTGGAGAACCGCGGGACGCACTTCGGCACGGGCATCGGCAACCCGGACTTCGTCGCGTTCGCCGAGAGTTTCGGCGTGGACGCCGTCCGTCCGGAGTCCTGGGAGGAACTGGAGGACGCACTCGAGGACGCGGTCGCGTCGGACTCACTGACGCTGGTGGAAGTGCCGCTCGGGGAATGA